The window ATGTGCGGGATCGGCTCAAGCCCGAGGCTGCGCTGCACACGTCCCGCGAGCATTGCCGCATCCATACGCGCCCGTGCGATGGGATTGTCCGCGATGGTGATGGCATGAACCCCCGCCGCCTGGAGTTCCCGTGCTCCCTCCATAAATTTATCTGCATTTCCGGTATCAGGCGGATCAAGTTCAACGGCAATCGGCATTTTCCCCGCTGCCAGTGCCGTGAAAAAGGCGCTCTCCGACGGTACAAGCGATCCTGCACCACGCGTCCGCTGTGCTGCATCTGCCGTATGTGTTCCGCCCGCCAGTGCGCTGCAAAGGGCGTGAATGTGCGCGGGCGTTGTGCCGCAGCAGCCGCCGACGATGGCAACGCCCTCACGTACGGCAGCAGCAAGTCCCTCGCCGAAGTAGTCGGGCGCACTCTCATAGATGGTGCGCCCGTCAACAACGAACGGATGCCCCGCATTTGGCATGAGGGAGAGCGGCAGCGCACACGTGCCGAGATTCTCTACAAGCTCCTTCATTGCCTGAACACCGTTGACACAGTTAAAACCGACGGCATCAATATAGCCGCACGCCGCAACCTCACGCACGAGTTCCTCGGCGAAGAATCCGTCCCGCGTATAGCCGCCGGGGAAGGCGGAGAACGAGGTCAAGACAAACGCCTCGGGACAAACCTGCTTGATATGAGCCGCCGTTTCGATCAGCCCTTCGGCGGAGGAATTTGTTTCAAAGAGGAAGTACCGTGCCCCTGCAGTCAGAAAAATATCGGCAAGGAAGCGATATTCCTCGATGATCTCCGCCGGCGGCAGCCCTGAGACAGGCCCGATGTCGGCAAAAACGTATGCGCCCGCCGACTCCGCCGCGCGTGCGGCAATCTCCATGCCTGCCCGTACGATCCGCCGTACCATCTCCGCGTCGCCCTGGTAGACAATACGGTTTGCCGCGAATGTATTCGTCTTGATCGCCTGCGCCCCCGCACGCAAATACTCTGCGTGTATTTCCGCAATCAGACGCGGGGTCTCGATGTTGGCAAGCTCCACCCCCTTGCCGGACGTATGCGTTTTCTGTCCGTAGTATGTTCCCATGCCGCCGTCAAAGACAAGCGGCTTTTTTTGTATATGTTCCCGTATATCCATGCACTCCTGCGCCATATTGACAGCCTCCTTGCTGCTTATCCAAGTACCCGCCGCGCGATCTCAACCATGCTGCGCGCATCGCCCGCATAGTGATCTGCACCGATCTCCTTTGCGTAGTCCTCCGTCAGCACCGCGCCGCCGACAATGGTCTCACACGGATGTCCTGCCTCGTGCAAAGCCTCGATGGTCTTTTTCATCGCCGTGACCGTCGTCGTCATCAGTGCCGAAAGCCCGATCAGTCCGACCTTCTTTTCGATGGCGACCTCCACAACGCGCTGAATCGGTACATCACGTCCGAGGTCGATGATCTGGTAACCGTAGTTTTCGAGAACGACCTTCACGATGTTCTTGCCGATGTCATGGATGTCCCCCTCCACCGTCGCGAGGATGATCTTGCCCTTTGAAACCCCCTGTCCTTTCTCGGCAAGACGCACCTTGATGAGTTCGAGCCCCGCCGTCGCCGCATTCGCCGCATTGATGAGCTGCGGGAGGAAGATGATTTCCTTCTCATAGCGGTCGCCCACAATATCAAGCGCCGGAATGACCTTCTCTTGGATAATTTCCATCGGCTCCATCTCCGTCAGGAGCTTGCGCGTGATGCGCTCCGCATCGTCGGAAAGGCCTCGAATGATGGCATCCATCAGCGGATCGACCGCCTCCGAGCCACTCTCCGCAGCAGCATTCTGCACCGCCCCCGCCGCCTCATCGCCCGTAATGCCGAGTTCTTTGCGGCGGCGCATCTCCGCCTGCTCGGGTGCAAAACGCTCGATGTAGGCGGCGCAGTCCACGTCCTCTCCCGAAACGGCGCGGAAGGACACAACCGCATCCATGACGCCCTTTGTATTCGGGTTGATGATCGGGAAATCCAGTCCGACGTGCATC of the Selenomonas dianae genome contains:
- a CDS encoding bifunctional homocysteine S-methyltransferase/methylenetetrahydrofolate reductase: MAQECMDIREHIQKKPLVFDGGMGTYYGQKTHTSGKGVELANIETPRLIAEIHAEYLRAGAQAIKTNTFAANRIVYQGDAEMVRRIVRAGMEIAARAAESAGAYVFADIGPVSGLPPAEIIEEYRFLADIFLTAGARYFLFETNSSAEGLIETAAHIKQVCPEAFVLTSFSAFPGGYTRDGFFAEELVREVAACGYIDAVGFNCVNGVQAMKELVENLGTCALPLSLMPNAGHPFVVDGRTIYESAPDYFGEGLAAAVREGVAIVGGCCGTTPAHIHALCSALAGGTHTADAAQRTRGAGSLVPSESAFFTALAAGKMPIAVELDPPDTGNADKFMEGARELQAAGVHAITIADNPIARARMDAAMLAGRVQRSLGLEPIPHMTCRDRNLNAITSILLGLSAEGVHNMIAITGDPIPTAERDEVKSVYQFNSRKLSAFIKSLGERGTVVPFHVFGALNINAKHFPSQLGLAKKKLEAGITGFFTQPVLSERAKENLRTARDTLPGAYILGGIMPVVSERNARFMESEITGIHVEERIINAYHGLSREEAEELGVRLSLEMAKDIEPYIDGYYIITPFARTALVARIVKGIMERRAVKSAVK